In the Rubripirellula tenax genome, one interval contains:
- a CDS encoding redoxin family protein has product MFFRRPIVIVGLFYLATSSPLPMSMYLVRPFAMSCASAQDAKAPEAKKTSTPPKEDAAGDNSNGSAEVELAKDLQAILQPLFESIQNAKVSRATVEMLSDSVLSGQVVQSETSTFQIASGEPDKYTVYLKQPLQRTRLYCDGKDMVAAMAPDAFFRLPEVVSIQDAVTSLPVPMGPYPEPLLALTLAGADPTITMVAGMKSIDLVDRDPFREKVPAVHVRGEQSDGVKWDLWATDEAPPRPLRLLIDMTPMLIASDQVHVPEGFSFQVRYDFLTWRMSGDVDDSLFTFIPADDATEYASLDDYFESIAGVVGEHPLLGKTPPSFTSQTSDGKRFDSKSLAGRVVVLDFWATWCTPCLAAMPVIKKVTDEFADKGVLFIAINTGEELETVQEFLDERKLKLNVLLDPEGKIADGYVVDAIPQTILVGKDGVVESIHVGFDSEEDLERQLTQELEVLSMGGKIASATTPEGEPSTPPQQ; this is encoded by the coding sequence ATGTTTTTTCGCCGCCCCATCGTGATCGTTGGCCTGTTCTACCTTGCCACATCCTCTCCGCTGCCAATGTCGATGTATCTGGTTCGGCCGTTCGCAATGTCCTGTGCAAGTGCGCAAGATGCGAAAGCACCAGAGGCAAAGAAGACGTCGACGCCACCGAAGGAAGATGCAGCCGGCGATAACTCCAACGGTTCCGCCGAAGTCGAGCTTGCGAAAGACCTTCAAGCTATTCTGCAACCGTTATTCGAGTCGATTCAAAATGCGAAAGTCTCGCGTGCCACCGTCGAAATGCTCTCCGATTCCGTGCTCAGCGGGCAAGTCGTTCAGTCCGAAACGTCGACCTTTCAAATCGCGTCAGGCGAACCCGACAAATACACCGTCTACTTGAAACAGCCCCTGCAACGAACTCGTCTTTACTGTGACGGCAAGGATATGGTCGCTGCAATGGCGCCGGATGCCTTTTTTCGACTACCCGAAGTGGTATCGATCCAGGATGCCGTGACCAGTCTGCCGGTCCCCATGGGCCCCTATCCGGAACCACTTTTGGCGTTGACGTTGGCCGGCGCCGACCCCACCATCACCATGGTCGCGGGAATGAAATCCATCGACTTGGTCGATCGCGATCCGTTTCGAGAAAAAGTGCCCGCGGTCCACGTTCGCGGCGAGCAATCGGATGGGGTCAAGTGGGATCTGTGGGCCACTGACGAGGCGCCGCCGCGGCCGCTACGGCTGTTGATCGACATGACGCCGATGCTGATTGCGTCGGATCAAGTTCATGTGCCGGAAGGTTTTTCGTTTCAAGTTCGTTACGATTTCTTGACTTGGCGCATGTCCGGTGACGTCGACGACTCGCTATTCACGTTCATCCCCGCCGATGACGCGACCGAATACGCGTCGCTTGACGATTACTTTGAATCAATCGCCGGTGTTGTCGGCGAACATCCCTTGTTGGGGAAAACACCGCCCTCGTTCACTTCCCAAACGTCCGACGGCAAACGGTTCGACTCCAAATCGTTGGCCGGCCGCGTCGTCGTTCTCGATTTCTGGGCGACTTGGTGTACGCCGTGTCTGGCCGCCATGCCTGTGATCAAGAAAGTGACGGACGAATTCGCGGACAAAGGAGTCCTATTCATCGCCATCAATACCGGCGAGGAACTCGAAACGGTCCAAGAATTTCTGGATGAACGAAAACTCAAGCTGAATGTTCTGTTGGATCCGGAAGGCAAAATCGCCGACGGGTACGTCGTTGACGCAATCCCGCAAACGATTCTGGTTGGCAAAGATGGCGTCGTCGAATCGATCCACGTCGGTTTCGATAGCGAAGAAGATCTCGAGCGACAGTTGACGCAAGAGCTCGAAGTCCTCTCCATGGGAGGCAAGATCGCATCGGCCACGACACCCGAAGGCGAACCATCGACGCCACCCCAACAGTGA
- a CDS encoding c-type cytochrome domain-containing protein → MKTFNNVIAITILMGATVAVGDDAKSTPAEKITFEDHIKPIFRQHCAKCHNQGEKKGGLAVDSFAGLMEGGGSGEVVFDDGDADGSRLWQLVNHDDTPVMPPNQDRIPDDQLKLLRAWIEGGILEDSGSKAKAKKKNSLAFVASSSGRPEGGGAMPAALPQATPVVTARAAATTAIAASPWAPLVALAGQQQIVMYHSDSGELLGILPFSEGVAQSLKFSRDGSFLIAGGGEHSVNGIAAIYDVKSGERVAAVGDELDTVFGADVNDSMNRVALGGPQKMLRIYDATDGTQLFDLKKHTDWIFTVAYSPDGILIASGDRSGGLCVWEAETGRLYLDLTDHKGAVISVAWRDDSNVLASASEDGTVKLWDMAAGKLMKSITAHNGGATDVTFDHEGRLVTVGKDKRAKLWDASGNHIRDFEPMTEDVLEVCITHDGKRVVYGDWTGQVLVAMTDTPNQKTPLAANPPPVAVRLQSVNQTLTSLQSELAPKESAFDVASHAVAAARKPIDEWNRQIAAKKAESEKATADANAMQTRIGAIDEELPVLTNASRDLQDALTAARVGLKTGAVDLAAVADREQALADALIVLATKRRSRIEAVAAVAVLSKLAADRMAESVALSAKLPPLQSALDSAMAAAAAAKTARDETAARLNNVRVKRDRLAAEVN, encoded by the coding sequence ATGAAAACTTTCAACAACGTCATTGCGATCACGATCTTGATGGGCGCGACCGTCGCCGTGGGCGACGACGCGAAATCGACTCCCGCTGAAAAAATCACGTTTGAAGATCACATCAAACCCATCTTTCGCCAACACTGTGCCAAGTGTCACAACCAAGGCGAAAAGAAAGGCGGGCTTGCTGTCGATTCGTTTGCGGGATTGATGGAAGGCGGCGGAAGTGGCGAGGTCGTCTTCGACGACGGTGATGCGGACGGAAGTCGCCTTTGGCAACTGGTCAATCACGACGACACGCCCGTCATGCCGCCGAATCAAGATCGAATTCCCGACGACCAATTGAAGTTGCTGCGTGCTTGGATCGAAGGCGGGATTCTGGAGGACTCGGGATCGAAGGCGAAAGCCAAGAAAAAAAACTCGCTCGCATTCGTCGCCAGCAGTAGCGGGCGACCGGAAGGCGGCGGTGCTATGCCAGCTGCCCTGCCCCAGGCCACACCCGTTGTGACCGCTCGCGCCGCGGCAACCACCGCGATCGCCGCCAGTCCGTGGGCGCCACTGGTGGCGCTGGCCGGCCAACAACAGATCGTGATGTATCACAGCGACTCCGGTGAATTGCTTGGTATCTTGCCATTTTCCGAAGGCGTTGCTCAGTCGTTGAAGTTCAGCCGAGACGGATCGTTTTTGATCGCCGGCGGTGGCGAGCACAGTGTCAATGGAATCGCGGCAATTTACGATGTGAAGTCGGGCGAACGTGTTGCCGCGGTTGGCGACGAACTCGATACCGTGTTCGGAGCCGATGTTAACGATTCGATGAACCGGGTTGCGCTGGGTGGACCGCAAAAGATGTTGCGGATCTATGACGCGACCGACGGAACCCAGTTGTTTGACTTGAAGAAGCACACCGATTGGATCTTTACTGTCGCCTACAGCCCGGATGGAATTTTGATCGCTTCGGGCGATCGATCGGGCGGTTTGTGTGTCTGGGAAGCGGAAACGGGACGCCTGTATTTGGACCTTACCGATCACAAGGGTGCCGTGATTTCCGTCGCTTGGCGAGACGATTCGAATGTCCTGGCCAGCGCAAGCGAAGACGGAACGGTCAAACTGTGGGACATGGCGGCCGGAAAGTTGATGAAGTCGATCACCGCGCACAACGGCGGCGCGACGGATGTAACGTTCGATCACGAAGGCCGGTTGGTCACGGTCGGAAAGGACAAACGCGCCAAGTTGTGGGACGCGTCGGGGAATCACATTCGCGATTTCGAACCGATGACAGAGGACGTCCTCGAAGTCTGTATCACTCACGATGGAAAGCGAGTCGTCTATGGTGATTGGACGGGGCAAGTTCTTGTTGCAATGACGGATACGCCCAATCAGAAGACTCCTTTGGCCGCCAATCCGCCGCCGGTTGCTGTTCGATTGCAAAGCGTCAATCAAACGTTGACCTCGCTGCAAAGCGAGTTGGCACCTAAAGAATCAGCGTTCGACGTGGCTAGTCATGCAGTTGCCGCGGCGAGAAAACCGATCGATGAATGGAATAGACAGATCGCTGCTAAGAAAGCGGAATCGGAAAAGGCGACGGCGGATGCTAATGCGATGCAAACGCGAATCGGCGCGATCGACGAAGAGTTGCCTGTGCTTACGAACGCGTCTCGAGACTTGCAAGACGCTTTGACGGCCGCGCGGGTGGGATTGAAAACGGGTGCGGTCGACTTGGCTGCGGTTGCGGATCGTGAACAAGCGTTGGCGGATGCCCTGATCGTCTTGGCAACGAAACGCCGATCCCGAATCGAGGCCGTTGCCGCAGTCGCGGTGCTTTCGAAACTGGCAGCCGATCGGATGGCTGAGTCCGTCGCATTGTCCGCGAAGCTGCCGCCACTTCAATCCGCATTGGATTCGGCGATGGCGGCGGCGGCGGCGGCCAAAACGGCCCGGGACGAAACGGCAGCGCGTCTGAATAACGTCCGTGTCAAACGGGATCGCCTAGCCGCGGAAGTGAACTGA
- a CDS encoding MFS transporter → MPSTVPRRFPFGRYRFDRVSFCAVWVTLGWFIAMFSLGGWASALAQPPGTLPPDKVFEGQDEDFPIRAFMFLSEAESRVMMPGVTWEEYVRRLDLDTAADGQQQPYSFQSLNVTGTTDDGRAELEVVLRMSIESTEDRWIQIPLRMGNFHRLAPPDVSGVDEFSLSLEPDSPNHVLSVKTSSAGDVVLKMRVSARVQSNSMRMIEFRLPDVPSQVRLTVDASKIDGEVVGRGDETLTRRNVPGNKTQFSVESGGGNFSFRWGTLARSTNDVPLLEVESRVDVRWDSPQDQPIASVRLTVRNAKGSIDGFQLRFPKGSVVLDTPRLGTGGQTIELGAPADEPSDPAQKSAADSGQAGGEVRSVIIPDEERQQRIDLNFDLQLAADNTSSQSPLNFRAIDVVGALRHRGEITLQTGGDYRLRWRTRPWVRSEPSESPEKGLSGRFYRFRFDRGSFELPLWLSAKERQTRVTTTSELQIRDEVASIVMEVQASGQATDGRLQIDEADWKISSIENVETGEPIESFKSDIYRIIDFNLSSDVGTTSFRIRAQRPIEEIADEIRLAIPRVVSTEENVLVQNATLNLIGSGRTLLVVDLENSKGLTRTGSSTNEIMGVSSSSTFRMLSPDVGAVLVGNLVEQPPRITLSSDATIELDGDQLRSTVDWIVTSPLDLEGRLPIRIAKPVFSPTPKNGDPSTDVNNETFGALGLTSNGLDRFDGASTVASEPWVVTVDGVPATLRSLDDDRFELISERLASGTMAIRWRHAQTRLSSATTRATESVSLPRPNFADVTVRGAIRVNLRGNQQYDLTSTDTLPVSTLDLDTLPREPLRLRLQSRLVTADDITVRQAMLRTVVGRLTRQEQVVARVQGGDVFQVDLPPDTPDVSVEALIDDVRIPVQRQSDSLIVPLPGNRNSHVVDLRVWIAMPTSPSFARIQPMLKLPIGIGRVYWQIIAPIDGHIVWASPTVGRSMSWRFDGWRLDRVSTHTDSALSAMMGSSPESYESLPPGNRYLYVGSDTPSFNVVIVSRTILWICVGSFVLLLAVLLTHVPKSRHPLTALAIAVLFAGLLAVAPDAAVLAGQLGMIALVLVIVMIAIRTLISPSGSSRVFTSQSSGPVASPVAAKKPSSSTRTVQLVEPEPPSVASTRTIAKSPEVLP, encoded by the coding sequence ATGCCATCCACTGTTCCCCGACGATTTCCGTTCGGCCGATATCGATTCGATCGAGTGTCGTTCTGTGCCGTTTGGGTAACGCTCGGGTGGTTCATCGCGATGTTCTCGCTTGGGGGCTGGGCATCGGCGCTCGCGCAACCACCAGGCACGCTGCCGCCTGACAAAGTGTTCGAAGGCCAAGACGAAGACTTTCCGATCCGTGCGTTCATGTTTCTAAGCGAAGCGGAAAGTCGGGTCATGATGCCGGGTGTAACGTGGGAGGAATATGTTCGCCGCCTGGATCTGGATACCGCAGCCGATGGGCAGCAACAGCCCTATAGTTTCCAATCTCTCAACGTCACCGGGACGACCGATGACGGGCGAGCGGAATTAGAAGTTGTGTTGCGGATGTCGATCGAATCGACCGAAGACCGTTGGATTCAGATTCCATTGCGGATGGGAAATTTTCACCGCTTGGCGCCGCCCGATGTCAGCGGTGTTGACGAATTCTCGCTGTCGTTGGAACCGGATTCACCCAACCACGTGTTGTCGGTCAAGACTTCGTCGGCCGGCGATGTGGTTCTGAAAATGCGAGTATCGGCACGGGTACAAAGCAATTCGATGCGAATGATCGAATTCCGGTTACCGGATGTTCCGTCGCAGGTTCGGTTGACCGTCGACGCATCGAAAATCGACGGCGAAGTCGTCGGACGCGGCGATGAAACATTAACCCGTCGCAACGTGCCGGGAAACAAAACACAATTTTCAGTCGAAAGCGGCGGCGGTAACTTTTCGTTTCGCTGGGGCACGTTGGCTCGTTCAACCAACGACGTGCCGTTGTTGGAAGTCGAAAGTCGTGTCGATGTCCGTTGGGATTCGCCACAGGATCAACCGATCGCGTCGGTCCGATTGACGGTGCGAAATGCAAAAGGATCCATCGACGGATTCCAGCTTCGATTCCCCAAAGGATCCGTCGTACTGGACACGCCGCGTTTGGGAACCGGAGGACAGACGATCGAGTTGGGCGCACCGGCCGACGAACCTTCCGATCCAGCCCAGAAGTCGGCCGCGGACTCGGGCCAAGCCGGCGGTGAAGTACGATCGGTCATCATTCCGGACGAAGAACGCCAGCAACGAATCGACTTGAATTTCGATCTTCAGCTCGCCGCTGACAACACGTCTTCACAATCGCCACTGAACTTCCGCGCCATTGACGTCGTCGGCGCACTGCGACACCGCGGCGAAATCACGCTGCAAACGGGCGGTGACTACCGATTGCGTTGGCGGACGCGTCCATGGGTACGAAGCGAACCCAGCGAGAGTCCCGAAAAAGGACTCAGCGGGCGTTTTTACCGATTTCGATTCGACCGTGGATCGTTCGAGTTGCCGCTTTGGCTTTCCGCGAAGGAGCGTCAAACCCGGGTAACAACGACGTCCGAATTGCAAATCCGCGACGAAGTGGCGTCCATCGTGATGGAGGTCCAGGCCAGCGGCCAAGCGACCGACGGGCGACTGCAGATCGACGAAGCCGATTGGAAAATCAGTTCGATCGAGAACGTCGAAACCGGTGAACCGATCGAATCGTTCAAGTCCGACATCTATCGAATCATTGATTTCAATCTCAGCTCGGACGTTGGGACGACGTCGTTTCGCATCCGCGCACAGCGACCGATCGAAGAAATCGCTGACGAAATAAGACTTGCCATTCCGCGTGTCGTTTCGACCGAGGAAAATGTGTTGGTTCAAAACGCGACGCTGAATCTGATCGGCAGCGGTCGAACGTTGTTGGTCGTGGACCTAGAGAATTCCAAAGGGCTGACGCGAACAGGTTCGTCGACCAACGAAATCATGGGCGTATCGTCGTCGAGTACCTTCCGCATGCTCAGTCCCGACGTTGGGGCGGTTCTTGTTGGGAATCTCGTCGAACAGCCTCCGCGAATCACCCTTTCAAGCGATGCAACCATCGAACTTGACGGCGACCAACTGCGATCGACGGTCGATTGGATCGTGACTTCGCCTTTGGACTTGGAAGGTCGACTGCCCATCCGGATTGCCAAGCCGGTGTTTTCACCAACACCCAAAAATGGCGATCCCTCCACCGACGTCAACAATGAAACCTTCGGCGCGTTAGGACTGACCAGCAACGGCTTGGATCGATTCGATGGTGCGTCGACGGTGGCGAGTGAACCTTGGGTCGTGACCGTTGATGGTGTGCCGGCGACGCTGCGCAGTCTCGATGACGATCGATTCGAATTGATTTCCGAGCGATTGGCGAGCGGAACGATGGCGATACGTTGGCGACATGCACAAACGAGATTGTCGTCTGCGACCACAAGGGCAACGGAATCGGTTTCGTTGCCGCGTCCCAATTTTGCTGATGTGACCGTTCGCGGCGCGATTCGCGTGAACCTGCGAGGCAACCAACAATACGATTTGACATCGACGGACACGCTTCCCGTTTCAACGTTGGACCTCGACACGTTGCCTCGTGAACCCCTGCGACTTCGTTTGCAGTCGCGTTTGGTGACCGCCGACGACATCACCGTTCGTCAAGCGATGTTGCGCACGGTTGTTGGTCGGTTGACCCGGCAAGAACAGGTTGTCGCTCGAGTCCAGGGCGGCGACGTTTTCCAAGTCGACCTGCCCCCGGATACGCCCGACGTTAGTGTCGAAGCGTTGATCGACGACGTTCGCATTCCGGTTCAACGTCAATCGGATTCTTTGATCGTGCCGCTGCCGGGCAACCGGAATAGCCACGTTGTTGACCTGCGGGTCTGGATCGCGATGCCGACGTCACCGTCGTTTGCCAGGATCCAGCCGATGTTGAAGTTGCCGATCGGAATCGGAAGAGTCTATTGGCAAATCATTGCTCCGATCGACGGCCATATCGTGTGGGCGTCGCCCACCGTCGGTCGATCGATGTCGTGGCGATTCGACGGTTGGCGTCTGGATCGAGTCTCGACTCATACGGATAGCGCGCTCAGTGCCATGATGGGCAGTTCGCCGGAATCCTACGAGTCGCTGCCCCCAGGAAATCGCTACCTGTACGTGGGTTCGGACACGCCGTCGTTCAACGTGGTCATCGTGTCTCGCACGATCTTGTGGATTTGTGTCGGGTCTTTCGTCTTGCTTTTGGCGGTCTTGCTGACGCACGTTCCGAAGTCACGTCATCCGCTGACCGCGTTGGCGATCGCCGTTCTGTTTGCCGGGCTATTGGCGGTTGCACCGGATGCGGCCGTTTTGGCTGGTCAATTGGGCATGATCGCGCTGGTGTTGGTCATTGTGATGATTGCGATTCGCACGTTGATCTCTCCGTCGGGCAGCAGTCGCGTGTTTACATCACAGTCGTCGGGACCTGTCGCGTCGCCAGTCGCCGCAAAGAAACCGTCCTCGTCCACTCGCACAGTACAGTTGGTTGAACCGGAGCCGCCCAGCGTTGCGTCGACTCGAACGATCGCGAAGTCGCCCGAGGTGTTGCCGTGA
- a CDS encoding TlpA family protein disulfide reductase, which yields MMRMYFAALAVSGLVVGGCSKAPDPVSTSAPYAASEGGGDTSGLPAMPADPVLSDPIVDATDPDSIAKTSDRAPIEEAANMAAMSGIGAVSNQPSERDPSPGEPARPIADNEIPVPPAGIPIDDGSMVTGQMPERPLKANLTPDELVAFLAGADRDMQIIASGRSGIDDPEQARSMLVQIIKMKLEASRRLASSTTATKQMASEGARGELQALSHLAALGDLKAATELESLAATTVQSSDPLLASDSRLVLIGFAIERLQQGDGGAAGRIVELVDALAKSSASGDVPAMMVMGEARDKLARYGHDAEAKRVRDTIIDVFADSPDAAIAQMAAQVAGNVRFDGIEGMRATIVDGGEVPMDQWQEAVETLIDESADLQTVQYLAGAALEFEAAGFSDPMTTTYDVLERRFNDDQSATGREVALAVRAKQARQRVLGRPFDPDLPSVDGPRIRIQDFKGKVVLMPFWATSFPESLQIMPMLKEIEANHPDDVAILGMNLDAGGETLDVFLKENPLGFPSFRAESSATEKVANPVAAQFGLVSMPFVAILDREGRVAALDFTGQRLAETVNGLIKVTK from the coding sequence ATGATGCGAATGTATTTTGCGGCGTTGGCGGTATCGGGATTGGTCGTTGGCGGGTGTTCAAAGGCACCGGATCCGGTTTCCACATCGGCTCCGTACGCGGCTTCCGAAGGTGGCGGGGATACTTCGGGGTTGCCGGCGATGCCGGCGGATCCCGTGCTATCGGATCCCATCGTCGACGCGACGGATCCGGATTCCATCGCCAAGACATCCGATCGGGCACCGATCGAGGAAGCGGCGAACATGGCAGCGATGTCAGGCATCGGCGCGGTTTCCAATCAACCTAGCGAGAGGGATCCTAGCCCAGGGGAACCGGCACGCCCGATTGCTGACAACGAAATTCCGGTTCCTCCGGCGGGAATCCCCATCGACGATGGGTCGATGGTTACTGGGCAGATGCCCGAGCGACCTTTGAAAGCAAATTTGACGCCCGACGAATTGGTCGCGTTTTTGGCGGGCGCCGACCGTGACATGCAAATCATCGCGTCCGGTCGTTCAGGAATCGATGACCCCGAGCAGGCCCGATCGATGCTGGTCCAAATCATCAAGATGAAACTGGAAGCCTCTCGTCGTTTGGCCAGTTCGACCACGGCGACGAAACAAATGGCGTCCGAGGGAGCTCGCGGTGAACTGCAGGCGCTGTCGCACTTGGCCGCACTGGGCGACCTGAAGGCGGCAACCGAATTGGAGTCATTGGCCGCGACGACGGTTCAATCCTCGGACCCGCTTTTGGCATCGGACAGCCGTTTGGTGTTGATCGGTTTCGCAATAGAACGCTTGCAACAGGGCGATGGAGGCGCGGCCGGCCGAATCGTTGAATTGGTTGACGCACTGGCAAAGAGTTCCGCGTCCGGTGATGTGCCTGCGATGATGGTGATGGGCGAAGCACGCGACAAACTGGCTCGCTACGGTCACGACGCCGAAGCCAAACGTGTTCGCGACACCATCATCGATGTCTTTGCCGATTCGCCCGACGCTGCGATCGCTCAGATGGCGGCTCAGGTTGCCGGCAACGTCCGGTTCGATGGTATCGAAGGAATGCGAGCAACGATCGTCGACGGTGGCGAAGTCCCCATGGACCAATGGCAAGAAGCCGTCGAGACGCTGATCGACGAGTCGGCGGATTTACAGACGGTTCAGTATTTGGCCGGAGCGGCGTTGGAATTCGAAGCGGCTGGATTCAGCGATCCGATGACGACGACGTACGACGTGCTAGAACGCCGTTTCAACGACGACCAATCGGCAACGGGACGCGAGGTGGCTTTGGCGGTGCGAGCCAAGCAGGCGCGCCAGCGTGTCCTTGGCCGTCCGTTCGATCCAGACCTGCCATCGGTCGATGGACCGCGTATTCGCATCCAAGATTTTAAGGGCAAAGTGGTGCTGATGCCGTTTTGGGCGACCAGCTTCCCCGAATCGCTGCAGATCATGCCGATGTTGAAAGAGATCGAAGCGAACCACCCCGACGACGTAGCCATTCTGGGCATGAATTTGGACGCAGGGGGCGAGACGTTGGACGTCTTCTTGAAGGAAAACCCGCTGGGGTTTCCAAGCTTTCGGGCCGAATCATCAGCCACCGAGAAGGTCGCCAACCCCGTCGCGGCCCAATTCGGATTGGTGTCGATGCCGTTTGTCGCAATTTTGGACCGCGAGGGACGCGTTGCGGCTTTGGACTTCACCGGCCAGCGTTTGGCGGAAACGGTGAACGGTTTGATCAAAGTGACCAAGTGA